In one window of Tursiops truncatus isolate mTurTru1 chromosome 5, mTurTru1.mat.Y, whole genome shotgun sequence DNA:
- the LOC101323276 gene encoding transcription factor E2F6 isoform X1: MSQQRPARKLPSLLVDPAEETVRRRCRDPINVEGLLPSKIRINLEDNVQYVSMRKALKVKRPRFDVSLVYLTRKFMDLVRSAPGGILDLNKVATKLGVRKRRVYDITNVLDGIDLVEKKSKNHIRWIGSDLSNFGAVPQQKKLQEELSDLSAMEDALDELIKDCAQQLFKLTDDKENERLAYVTYQDIHSIQAFHEQIVIAVKAPAETRLDVPAPREDSITVHIRSTQGPIDVYLCEVEQSHPSSNVSDGVGASSSESRHPEQPAPEKEENPPQQSEELLEPCSSIKGDLLLTMS, encoded by the exons ATGAGTCAGCAGCGGCCGGCGCGGAAGCTGCCCAGCCTGCTCGTGGACCCGGCGGAGGAGACGGTGCGGCGCCGCTGCCGAGACCCCATCAACGTGGAGGGCCTGCTGCCATCAAAAATAAGGATTAATTTAGAAGATAATGTACAATATGTGTCCATGAGAAAAGCTCTAAAAGTGAAGAGACCTCGTTTTGATGTGTCACTGGTTTATTTAACTCGAAAATTTATGGATCTTGTCAGATCTGCTCCTGGGGGTATTCTTGACTTAAACAAGGTTGCAACAAAACTAGGCGTACGAAAACGAAGAGTGTATGACATCACCAATGTTCTGGATGGAATTGATCTGGTTGAAAAGAAGTCTAAGAACCATATTCGATGGATAGGGTCTGATCTGAGCAATTTTGGAGCAGTGCCCCAACAGAAGAAGCTGCAGGAAGAACTTTCTGATTTATCGGCGATGGAGGACGCTCTGGATGAGTTAATTAAGGATTGTGCTCAGCAGCTGTTCAAGTTAACAGAcgacaaagaaaatgaaagactaGCATATGTGACGTATCAAGATATTCATAGCATTCAAGCCTTCCATGAACAGATTGTAATTGCAGTTAAGGCTCCGGCAGAAACCAGGTTGGATGTTCCAGCGCCCAGAGAAGACTCTATCACGGTCCATATCAGGAGCACTCAGGGGCCTATCGATGTTTATCTGTGTGAAGTGGAGCAGAGCCACCCAAGCAGTAACGTGTCGGACGGTGTCGGCGCCTCTTCATCTGAAAGCAGACATCCAGAGCAGCCCGcccctgagaaagaagaaaaccctCCACAGCAAAGTGAAGAACTGCTTGAA CCTTGCTCTTCAATCAAAGGGGATCTTTTACTTACGATGAGTTAG
- the LOC101323276 gene encoding transcription factor E2F6 isoform X2, producing the protein MSQQRPARKLPSLLVDPAEETVRRRCRDPINVEGLLPSKIRINLEDNVQYVSMRKALKVKRPRFDVSLVYLTRKFMDLVRSAPGGILDLNKVATKLGVRKRRVYDITNVLDGIDLVEKKSKNHIRWIGSDLSNFGAVPQQKKLQEELSDLSAMEDALDELIKDCAQQLFKLTDDKENERLAYVTYQDIHSIQAFHEQIVIAVKAPAETRLDVPAPREDSITVHIRSTQGPIDVYLCEVEQSHPSSNVSDGVGASSSESRHPEQPAPEKEENPPQQSEELLEVSN; encoded by the coding sequence ATGAGTCAGCAGCGGCCGGCGCGGAAGCTGCCCAGCCTGCTCGTGGACCCGGCGGAGGAGACGGTGCGGCGCCGCTGCCGAGACCCCATCAACGTGGAGGGCCTGCTGCCATCAAAAATAAGGATTAATTTAGAAGATAATGTACAATATGTGTCCATGAGAAAAGCTCTAAAAGTGAAGAGACCTCGTTTTGATGTGTCACTGGTTTATTTAACTCGAAAATTTATGGATCTTGTCAGATCTGCTCCTGGGGGTATTCTTGACTTAAACAAGGTTGCAACAAAACTAGGCGTACGAAAACGAAGAGTGTATGACATCACCAATGTTCTGGATGGAATTGATCTGGTTGAAAAGAAGTCTAAGAACCATATTCGATGGATAGGGTCTGATCTGAGCAATTTTGGAGCAGTGCCCCAACAGAAGAAGCTGCAGGAAGAACTTTCTGATTTATCGGCGATGGAGGACGCTCTGGATGAGTTAATTAAGGATTGTGCTCAGCAGCTGTTCAAGTTAACAGAcgacaaagaaaatgaaagactaGCATATGTGACGTATCAAGATATTCATAGCATTCAAGCCTTCCATGAACAGATTGTAATTGCAGTTAAGGCTCCGGCAGAAACCAGGTTGGATGTTCCAGCGCCCAGAGAAGACTCTATCACGGTCCATATCAGGAGCACTCAGGGGCCTATCGATGTTTATCTGTGTGAAGTGGAGCAGAGCCACCCAAGCAGTAACGTGTCGGACGGTGTCGGCGCCTCTTCATCTGAAAGCAGACATCCAGAGCAGCCCGcccctgagaaagaagaaaaccctCCACAGCAAAGTGAAGAACTGCTTGAAGTGAGCAATTGA